A single region of the Fenollaria sporofastidiosus genome encodes:
- a CDS encoding fumarate hydratase, with protein sequence MREIKSSDITKKLKEGLLEIASVLPRDVMNRLVELRDKEKWPLAKETITTIIDNDNLAQRDSVPMCQDTGMVICFVKIGQDVHVDGSIKDAINQAVREAYTDGYLRKSVVKDPIDRVNTKDNTPAIIHFEIVEGDIFEIAFAAKGFGSENMSKQKMLKPADGLEGVKKFILETVETAGPNPCPPIIVGVGIGGDFEKSCIMAKESLMRDIDDYNKNPFYADLEKELLEKINELGIGPQGFGGKTTALRVFINTHPTHIAGLPVAVNIQCHAARHKVISL encoded by the coding sequence TTGAGAGAGATTAAAAGTAGTGATATCACTAAAAAATTAAAAGAGGGTCTATTGGAAATAGCTTCAGTTCTACCAAGAGACGTAATGAACAGACTTGTTGAACTTAGAGATAAAGAAAAGTGGCCTCTAGCGAAAGAAACAATAACAACTATCATAGATAACGATAATCTTGCACAAAGAGATAGCGTTCCAATGTGTCAAGATACTGGTATGGTTATTTGCTTTGTTAAGATTGGACAAGACGTACATGTGGACGGATCTATAAAAGATGCTATAAACCAAGCGGTAAGAGAAGCGTATACTGATGGTTACCTTAGAAAATCTGTTGTTAAAGATCCTATCGATAGAGTTAATACAAAGGATAACACTCCAGCTATCATTCACTTTGAAATAGTTGAAGGCGATATATTCGAAATAGCTTTTGCTGCCAAAGGCTTTGGATCAGAAAATATGTCTAAGCAAAAGATGCTTAAACCTGCTGATGGACTTGAAGGTGTTAAGAAATTTATTCTTGAAACAGTTGAAACAGCTGGACCAAACCCATGTCCACCTATTATTGTCGGCGTAGGTATAGGAGGAGACTTCGAAAAATCATGTATCATGGCGAAGGAATCTCTTATGAGAGATATAGATGATTATAATAAAAATCCATTCTATGCTGATCTTGAAAAAGAATTACTTGAAAAGATTAATGAATTAGGTATTGGACCTCAAGGATTTGGCGGTAAGACAACAGCCTTAAGAGTCTTTATAAATACTCATCCAACACACATAGCTGGATTACCTGTAGCTGTTAACATTCAATGTCACGCTGCTAGACACAAAGTTATTTCATTATAA
- a CDS encoding methylaspartate ammonia-lyase, with amino-acid sequence MKIKKVICSAGKTGFYFDDQKAIKLGAKHDGMFYLGDPVTPGFKAIRQAGESISVMLVLEDGQVALGDCAAVQYSGAGGRDPLFLAEDFIAFINKNIAPKLEGREITTFKEMAEEFDHMHVDGKRLHTAIRYGITQALLDAVAKTNKVTMAEVVKKEYNTGVEIKRVPIFAQSGDDRYLNADKMIIKEADVLPHGLFNNVEEKTGKNGELLREYVVWLRNRIIEHRHNESYNPIFHIDVYGTIGDAFNNDVDKMAEYLKTLEEAAKPFKLRIEGPMDMGERTKQMEVLRDLTKKLDDEKINVELVADEWCNTYEDVVYFVDNGAGHMIQIKTPDLGGINNTIEAVKYCKDHHVGAYCGGTCNETNRSAEVLVNISMATGADQQLAKPGMGVDEGIMIVNNEMNRVVALVNNR; translated from the coding sequence ATGAAAATTAAAAAAGTTATCTGCTCAGCAGGTAAAACAGGTTTTTACTTTGATGACCAAAAGGCTATCAAATTAGGCGCAAAACATGATGGAATGTTTTATTTAGGAGATCCTGTAACTCCAGGTTTTAAAGCAATCAGACAAGCTGGAGAATCAATCTCAGTTATGTTAGTTCTTGAAGACGGACAAGTTGCACTAGGTGACTGTGCAGCAGTTCAATACTCAGGAGCAGGTGGAAGAGACCCACTTTTCTTAGCAGAAGATTTTATTGCATTTATTAATAAAAACATTGCACCTAAACTAGAAGGAAGAGAAATAACTACTTTCAAGGAAATGGCTGAAGAGTTTGATCATATGCATGTAGATGGCAAGAGATTACACACTGCCATCAGATATGGTATCACTCAAGCTTTACTTGATGCAGTTGCTAAGACTAACAAAGTAACTATGGCAGAAGTTGTTAAAAAAGAATATAATACTGGCGTTGAAATAAAGAGAGTTCCTATATTTGCTCAATCAGGCGATGACAGATATTTAAACGCTGACAAGATGATTATAAAAGAAGCAGACGTTTTACCTCACGGTCTATTTAATAATGTTGAAGAAAAAACTGGTAAAAACGGTGAATTATTAAGAGAATATGTTGTTTGGTTAAGAAACAGAATTATTGAACATAGACACAATGAATCATACAACCCAATTTTCCACATCGACGTATATGGAACTATAGGTGATGCTTTTAACAACGATGTTGACAAGATGGCTGAATATCTAAAGACACTTGAAGAAGCTGCTAAACCATTCAAACTTAGAATTGAAGGACCTATGGACATGGGTGAAAGAACTAAACAAATGGAAGTTCTTAGAGACTTAACTAAGAAGCTTGATGATGAAAAGATTAATGTAGAATTAGTTGCTGATGAATGGTGCAACACTTATGAAGACGTTGTTTACTTCGTTGATAATGGCGCTGGACACATGATTCAAATCAAGACTCCAGACTTAGGCGGAATCAATAACACTATTGAAGCTGTTAAATATTGTAAAGATCACCATGTAGGTGCTTACTGCGGTGGTACTTGCAATGAAACTAACAGATCTGCTGAAGTATTAGTAAATATTTCTATGGCTACAGGAGCTGATCAACAATTAGCTAAACCAGGTATGGGTGTTGACGAAGGTATCATGATCGTTAATAACGAAATGAACAGAGTAGTAGCACTAGTTAATAACAGATAA